The genomic window aacagaaaggcctgttgttgtttttttatcttaccaaatcttagaaatgtgatTATAGCCTAACTTTAAAAGTATAGCCTCCCAAAACATAACAGCTGAAACAGTTTAAACCCTGGAGAGTCATAAACTACAGCGAGCTTTTTATAAGATTATAAGACAGTATAGTTCCAAttcaatgttgtgctttattCGCTGTTTACGGGTCAAATtactttatgtttaaaaaaaaaaaggtcaaattgtGATTTTGGATACATCTCAGTTCCAAAACTGGGGAATAAGTCAATCAAGTAGAACCTGCATTAACTTGTAACTCactgttgtagttgttgttgctgctgctgttgtgttaACGTGGTGTGTTAGCTGATGACTGGTCACCTGAAGGAAAATGTGAACCAGTAAAACATGGACTGATACTTTTAAGATCACAGCTGTACTTCATCTGTCCTTGTGAATAGGCTACTTTctatctcagtgtgtgtcccTCATCTCCTGCTGCAATTTCAGTCAAGTCATAACTCCCCCCTGAAATGTTCTGGCCTCTTTGATCTCTCCAGCCAGTCAATTGTAAAACAGAGATTGAGGCCTTTTGTCATGCATGAGAGGGAGATCTGAGGGGCTAAAACAGGCCGACCTCACTGCTGCCCATGTGTTGACAGAccaggggggggggacatgtaGACAGGAAGGGCAATACTATAATAGGAGTCAGATGGATAAATGAATTTCATTAGACAGCCTCTATGAGATGCAGATTTGTCTGTggtctgcaaaaacaaaacaattgttTAGTGGGGGAGATCTGACTGTGATTTTTGAAAAAACACCCCCCTACATCATAAATACTGGTAGATCTGAAATCTGAGAGGAGGAAATTACATTTGAAAGTAGTTTGCAATTTCAGAGttggaaagtaaaaaaaaaaaaacaccagtgCAATTTAAACGCTTTTCTTTTTCTAGTTCATCTTTCCACCACTGCTCCACGAGATAGGGAAGCAGCACTTACCACTCCCATGTTATTTCTGGTACATCTTCTATAAGTGCACTAAAATACCTCTCACAATATGATGGTATAATCAACCCATTAATTTAAGTAATAAAGGAGTCATTCTTAAGTCTGAGCACTTTCAACCCTGGTACTTCACAGCTTATATTACTGTGTAATATAAGCTGGTGATTATATTACACTTGGTGATTTACACAAGTGCTTTGTGAGTGTCTGACTTTTATGTCGAATAAAGTGTTGAACTTTTGTGTCTCTTACACCAGTAAACAACCTGAATACAGCTACGACCaatgattattttcatttttttcttgattaATTGCAAAATTGTGATATGGCCTATGACCAGTTCcttgagtttaaaaaatgcttCCCAGGGTCTTTATCTCTCTGAAGGTAACACTTTAAAGTTAATACTGACACATTTGAAAacctgcccctgaaatctttgTGAGTAGCTTATTCACAAACATCAGGACATTTTCCCTGTCATCATGGCATTGCGTACGAGTAACAGAGTCTGCAGTTATGATGACAGTTTAATGCTATTATATCAATGTTACGTTGAATAGGACATAGTCACactatcaacaaaaaaaaaccataatGCCTAACTAAAAGAGCATGAAGCAGCTTTTAGAAGTGCAGGATGATCACACCAACCGCTGGGATATAAATGTTATCAAATCCCTCCCACTTAATTGTGGCAGTGAATATTTCCTACTGCGTTCACACATCGGTTCCCCAGATGCGGAAATTTTAGTCAGCAGCTGAGTAAAATTTGGATACAGTTTGGAAAtttgactgtttgtgtttcctcatgcagctcaccctgaatatttcaggacattttcaggagttgcAGATGTGAACAGGGCTTACCATTGTGTGAAAATTAGTTAAATATcacagaagattaaaaaaaaaaaaaaaaatatgaccaattggaatactttttttttctggttcaAAGAAATTCTCGTTTGATTAACAATTAAGTtgcttaaaaatgtttgttttgacctAATCAGAAAACCTGCACTCTCCTCCTGCCACTGATCATCTGTTCCAAGTTAAACGTTAGACACAGTCTCATAGATAAGTATTTCAGATCAAACAGTAGAACAGACAACATTTTGGGTCTGATTCACTGTGGTGAATGAGTCAAAGACAAATCTGTTGCTACAAAACACATGGGTCTGTGGCAAGCTGCACCCAGCCGCTTCAAAGCTCCTAATCGAACGCAGACGTGAGTGTGGAGATGACAGCGGTCGCTCTGATTCCCATTTAAACCTCTGAGAGTCGTTCATGTTTCATCTGCTGCAACACACAgacgcgcgcacacacaaacacactgttgacaTGAAAATAGAGCTTATGTCTGGGAAatcagctggtgtgtgtgtgtgtgacgcatTCTTGCATTGGCTCTCACGGTCAGGTGTGTGTAACTCTACCTGTTTCCCAGGCACACCTCTATCCTATAAGACTGCTGAGTAATggaaacacagcaacacacacacacacacacacacaagttctCACAGTGTtacctacacaaacacacatgcccTGGGAACTCTTCAGATTTCTCATTGGAAGtttaaaatgcacacacacatgcgcactcacacacactttctcctgccctgattgttgttgttgctgctgtttccTGTGTCGTAAAGCGCAACTTCTGGCGGTCTACTGAcccattaccccccccccccactcctcgcagccacatttttttcttcacacacacacaccctccccaccttcctcccctcctcgtacaacacagacagacaccaAACCAAGAAGCTGACTTCTCTCTAGAGGCTCAAGAGGCAGTAGTGAAAAAACAGGCTGACAAAAAGTCACAGCtgtttatcccccccccccctctctctctcttggaaTACAAGACTTGTAGCCAAGATTTTTTTTGACCGAGTTTGTGCAGCTTGGCAATGAAGCTGCAAAGTGGAATCATCAGGGGAGTGTGTTCAGTGTAGTtggaaaatattgaaaaaaaaaagtattctctAGCTCCTCAGATTCATCATATTATAAATTAAACAATGTACATGAGGTTGCAGTGCAGACCTTTACATCTAAAGTGAGATTTACGAAGAGGGATAAATAAAATtggtatatttttttatctaaacagcaccaaatcataacaaggACAGGACACTTATAAAAGAGCAAGTCCAGAACACATTCTTAGTTAtgttatttaaagagacacacaccctTTTGCTGCAAACGCCACATTACAGAAGCACAACCAGACTTCTGGCATCTTTCCCACTGATCTACCCCCAGGCTGCACTGCAGCAAACCATTAAGTATTGATCAGAGGATTTGCATGTTCAGAGTTCTCATGCAGTCTCACactattcattttaaatacttCAAGGACCCATGCAGCGTTGCTGAAATTAACTTGACTGATTTAATGCCTTAGTGAATGACTTGCTGCAATCTAAGAATACCGTCCATTAAACATGGACATAGGcccagtgatgtcacccattggctACTGAAGTggtgttttgaagcccaaccATGGTGGTTGCCGTATTGTAAATGCTGTCTCAACATATCACCCCTTATCTATGGTAGATTAGCTTAATTAAATGTTCCACCCTACAATGTGTGCCAATAAAGACATGAGACATgagattttcagtttttttgggTGTATGTGATTCCCtgggcttttggagccagcctcaagtggacacttgaggaactgcaattTTCCCATTTCTGCATTGACTTTATTTTCAACACTGAAGGTTGTCTCTTAAAGAATACAGCTCCTTGTTATCCCAGCCAGGCTTTCTTTCTGATCAACCATTGATCAGCATCCAACTTGGACCaactaaaataatgacaacAAACTTGGCTCCTTCTTCCCCGAACTccctcatccaggtctacaatccccccccccccccaagctctgccaatgaaaggcgtctgatcaaACCTTCAGAACCAGGCCCCAAGTCTTCTCCTCAGTAGTCCCCCCAGTGGTGAAATGAATTACCAAAAATTCTTCTATTTTAGGACTATTTGTGCCAAGGAAAAACGTCCTTCACTGTTCTAACAATACAGATTTAGAAAGTCTTACATAAAAGCTGAGATGCAATAGTGTAACCTCattgtctttgtttcatttcacatcTATTGTCCTGGAGCCAACACAATATTTACAGACAGTTCTTTGTGTGCACCCGGGgtgtgtgttcacttcctgtGGAAATTTGAGGGGTCTACATGGCTTCCTGAGTGCGCAGTGACCCTCAACCCCTTCACtcatcacataaacacacttacacacgtgtgtgcacacacacacacacagctgctcggCTGCTGATGAACAAGATCAGAACTTTTGTCTTGGCTTCCATCCAATTTAGCGGCGTCACTTGCTAGCTTGTGTGGTGTTGTACgtaagcatgtgtgtgagagacggAACAGTGGGATCTTTCACCTGAGATCATAAACAATCGTCTACAATCAAAGATGGCGGAGCAATGAGTACTTCTGTgtgacagtgtttttgtttccctgCTGTTCACTACGGGCTGCTGGAATAACatgaactgtgtttgtgttcttttccATAGACGTACGTGTTCACTGATGGAGAGGACGAGAGGCTAAGGAAAAGGATGGgtgagcagcacacacacacgcacacacacacacacacacacacacacacacacacacacacacacacacacacacacacacacacacacacaaaacatagtTTTAGCTGAATAGCTGCAGTGTTATCTGCATAGTGCAGGAACCAGGCTGCTGACTGGGCAATACTGTGTTTCCACGAGGTGCAGGAAGTCAGTCTAATCAGTGGGCCTTTCCTCATCTCAGTAATACAGTTGTTTAACTTTCAATGAGGTATTCTTCTTAAATATCCACATTACAGATTACAGAACTTGATCTGTAATGTGGATATTTAATAAGTTGTTATCAAGCAGTCAGGCTATAATAGGATCCAAATGTCTGACTTGCTtgtgaaacaaacatttattcaaaTTTTCTTCATCGAATCCatactgttctttttttaatatttccaaCCCCTCTGTTTGAGATATTGGTTattgattttgtattttattgattACTAGGAGCTCACCTCATCAACACCAACTGTTCAGCTGCCCACAATCGTCAGGCCCTCTCCTGTAAAATGGCTCTGGAATATGATGCCTTTATCACCTCTGGCAAGAAGTAAGACATACTTGACACACGCAGTAACAAAGTCTTGTCCTAAACATACAGGTATTCTTTTACTAACTTTAAACAACCTCTGTTGCAGGTGGTTCTGTCACGTTGATGATGATAACTACGTGAACGTCGGCTCACTCCTGAAACTCTTGTCTCAGTACAGTCACATTCAGGACATTTACATTGGCCGGCCCAGCCTTGAGAGACCAATAGAGGCCATGGAGAGGCTCAGCCCCACTGAAATGGTAAGCTTTATTTGGTCATGTCTCCCAAAACTTCATTGTGAAACTACAGTTTCTGGAACTACTGTATTGGATCAATTTGTCGTCCCAATGGTTGCCTatatttcctttaaaaatgtaaatatgttatTTAAGGGATCATGTCCCTGCACGGTGACTTAATCCTGTGGTTAACCCCCTTTGGTAGTTAGTCCCTTGCTTCTGATGAAAGTGtccaaagaaaaataaagatgtttatCTCCTGGGTTTGGCTAAACACAAAGTCAGATCTTCACTGGCCTCAAAGAGAGACACAATACATAcagcaaaacaaatgtttactgcagctttattaataataatgataagatgttgtctgtgtgtgtgcagaagcaGGTGCGTTTCTGGTTTGCCACAGGAGGAGCAGGCTTTTGTCTCAGTCAAGGCCTCGCGCTCAAGATGAAGCCCTGGGCCAGGTAAATATTCACCTCGATGAGCGATGAGATTGTTTGAGAGATATTGTAGACTCTCCTCTAATGTaactcttgtttttctctgtgtagtGATGGTTCTTTCATGACAACAGCTGAGCACATTCACCTTCCAGATGACTGCACTGTAGGATACATTGTGGAAGCTCTGCTTGGTGTGAGCCTCATCCGCTCAGCGTTGTTCCACTCCCACCTGGAAAACCTCGGACTGGTTTCAGATGCTCAcagccaggtacacacacattcacacacactcacacaaacagactcccTTATCTGCCAAATGTTTAAACAgcttgtgtatttgtttgttcacCCTTCTTTAGGTGACACTCAGCTACAGCACTgtagaaaacagcaaaaacactgTGAACCTGAGAGGACCTTTGTCATTAAAAGAAGATCCTACAAGGTAAAAAATTAGTTTGGTGGAGCTTTGCTTATATGCATGTATGTAAAATAGACTGCATTAAACGGTTGAACACCTAACAACTAGCATCATTTCACGGTTAATGATACAGTTTGGGGGGGCCTCACAAAACAGCCAGACAATTTTCAATAGCCTTGGTTTTTTTCTGACCATAACacaaaagaaagcaaaagaTACTCACAGTAACTTAGAGTTTTtagcttaataaattaattattaaaaattatCTTCTGTAAAGTGAGTGGTTTTTTTGTGACCGGTCCTGAATCAGGTGGTCTTGTATTTTCAAAAGACAGCCTGTAATGTGAATTAAGAGGCCATAACAGAACAGTGAGAGGAAATACCATAGATTGTAAATACCAATAGTCAAAGCCTGAATGatctaacgacaggctgagagctgaagtTTTAAGCCTACAGAAAAAAATGCCCAGCTATAGATAACAtgtttcattcataaaatcaaaacggatgtgTTATTAAGAAATATTCACCTCACGTACAGCGTGTGCCCAGGAGGACAACAACTAATCCGACCAATATTGTGTTTTGTACCATGCTGTGAACATGTTAagttctgctgtaaaaacaggctttttttgaatatggtgtgtatgtgacttttggGGATCTGCAGggttttgcacttctgcattggcttcatttttcaacacagtaTATTGCTGCTTGGGGAAAGACATATAAtccaaaaaggcaaacaaaacaaaacaaagaaaaacctgATCTTATCTCCAGGCTTCCTGATATAAagcaggtttattttttattagtccctcttcccttctttcttctgtttggTGTTGTCCTCTGTTCAGTCATTGTGTTATTGTGCAAAGAATCTGGCTAATTGTCATTCTTGTGTACCTTGACACTGATGGCATTGTGCTacagggagggatggagggtgAGATGAGATAATCATGAGATAAGCTTGTTGACATACTGGCATGTAGGGGTTAATTGAAAAAtgtggagaaaaataaaaatcattggTACAATCAATagtacacactgtgtgttttttttaattgtcagtTCCAGGAAAGGCTTGAGTTGTGCAAACGTGTACTACAATCCTCCTTTATGTAAGGGCTTCTCGTTGTGAATGTTTTACTACTACGACAAGTTTCCTGgctttgtttattgtgtgtttgttgatgtatGCACAAGACTATTTGTATTCATGATCTAATGTTTGAAATCCCCAGTGGGCAGCTTCCAGGCATTGTGACACtcatttccctctttttttcaggttcaGGTCGCTCCATTGTCTGCTGTACCCAGACACTCCTTGGTGCCCAAGATCCCAGTGACTTTAACACCCAtcaagagagacacacagactggTGGAGGACAATTATTAAGTGCCTTAACTCAATATTCTCTTATGCTGGGGGAATTCAATGCAGTTgcacttttaaaaagagaagaggaaaaacacaagTGTGATTTTGATGGCTTTGTAGAATCCAGACTCCATATCTGAAGTTTTATGTTGTCAGTGTTCAGTATTATCCTTTCTCTGATATCATGATGACTGAGcactttgatgttttctttctgctgcatGAAATTTATCATgtgatacaaaaacatttaggggaaaaatgttttttttttttttttttttaaagaaatgttgagAACAAGCATCTCAACATTTATAGTATTAAGCTAGCGGTTAGTTTTGCTAACAGGAAACAGTTAGCTTGGAATTTGTCCAACGTAACAtatatgtaagtgtgtgtaaaCTAACAATGCAAAACGTTTTAATACGTGACTTAAATCAGTGCTGGATAAAACAAGATAATCCAGACAAAACCAAGCTAGCTGTTCTCCTGTCGCCAGTCTTTTTGCTAAGcattggatcaagctttgaagcATCTATGTTTTGATAAGAAGGCAAATAATGGTATTTTCCAAAAATGAACAAACTGTCACCTCTGTGACAAAACATTCTTCCTTTATCAATTTAAATGGGTGGATTATGAATGTGTTATgctgtttgacatttaaagagtTATACAGTAGCACTATAATAGACATAAACTAATAGGTTTATTAGAGAAATGACTCATGTTGGGTTGTCCTTAATCTTTCTGTGCTTTAAAAGCAGCTGTTACAACTGAACGCGAGACGTTGAGTTGCATTCTGtacctaaataaataaatgtacaataaaaTGAAGAATCTGAAATGTTCATGATCTTTCCAGTATCTGGACTCTACGTAGATATCAAATTTGGAgttaataaaaacagttttttggtCAAATACTTGATTGTGTTTCTGAGATTGTGTTCTTGTTACATTACATACATACTAAGAGACAGGGCTTTGACCTTTTGTCTTTGACCTTTTGTCTTTGACCTTGTTTATGAGCTACTGGGTTCCTGTCTGGAGACAGAACCACCACTGAACTTACAAATTccaaaacacacgcacacgcac from Labrus bergylta chromosome 1, fLabBer1.1, whole genome shotgun sequence includes these protein-coding regions:
- the LOC109991416 gene encoding beta-1,3-N-acetylglucosaminyltransferase lunatic fringe; translation: MVHEGNCEASQTDTMWKPACTFSSAVEPRAAAAAVTCLLVTGMLVFTVGQPGSADPAEPPAAAEAAGGKVFSAYFRKLTRERRATTGPSRKSAPPLPMELLFPEDVFIAVKSTLRYHRQRLELLLDTWISRNMQQTYVFTDGEDERLRKRMGAHLINTNCSAAHNRQALSCKMALEYDAFITSGKKWFCHVDDDNYVNVGSLLKLLSQYSHIQDIYIGRPSLERPIEAMERLSPTEMKQVRFWFATGGAGFCLSQGLALKMKPWASDGSFMTTAEHIHLPDDCTVGYIVEALLGVSLIRSALFHSHLENLGLVSDAHSQVTLSYSTVENSKNTVNLRGPLSLKEDPTRFRSLHCLLYPDTPWCPRSQ